From the Paenibacillus tianjinensis genome, the window TATGCCGGGCATGCGGCGATCAGAGAGATCACCGCAAGCATGGGGATGGTGTTTCAGCATTTCAATCTGTTCCCTCACCTTACTGTGCGGGGCAATCTCGAGCTTGCTCCAAGAACGCTCAAACGGGAGAACCCGCAGGTGATTACAGCCAGAAGCAGCGAGCTGCTCTCCAAGGTAGGCCTTGCAGATAAGGCGGATGTGTATCCGTCCATGCTGTCCGGCGGACAGAAGCAGCGGGTAGCGATTGCCAGAGCGCTCATGCTGAATCCGGATATTCTGCTTTTTGACGAGCCGACCTCGGCACTGGATCCCGAGCTGACCGGCGAGGTACTGCGTGTGATCCGCCAGCTGGCAGAGGAGAACATGACGATGATCATTGTGACCCATGAGATGAGTTTTGCCCGCGATGTGGCGGACCGTATATTCTTTATGGACAACGGGGAGATTGCCGAATCGGGCACGCCAGAGCAGATCTTTGGCAGTCCAAAGCTGGAGCGTACCCGGTTGTTTTTGAATCAGGAGTAATACAATAGGGCATTTGGTAAGGTGCATAGCGGCTGCTATGTACCTTTTTAACATTAATAAACATGAATGGGCATGCATGGTTTTGACAGTGGACACAAGGAATGAGAAAATAACATTTCGAAGCAGTAAGCGCATTGAAGGAACAATGATGATGTTTCTGAGCAGATTTCGTACATTTGGAGGTATACAATGAATCAGCGTTTTCGGATTACACGATCTATGCAGGACAACCTTCCGGAGCAAGCAATCACTTTGGAAGAATGCAAACAGTATTTTGCGTCCCAGCCTGACTTTACGTATTCACAGTCTTTTTCCGTTAAAGGACCAGAGAGCATCATGACCATCGAGGGGGATTTTTTTATGTGGAGGCTTGGGGACAGCGAAATCCCTTTCCGGTTATATGGGGGAGATCTATATGTAGCTCTTTCAGCCGAAGCCATCGTTCCCAAAATGCTTGAGATTGCAACGGATTTGCGTGCAGATGTAATTGAAGGATAGACTACCAGACAACAAGGAGGCTACTATGCAGCTGATAAACCCGCAAGACATCCAGAACAGGATCGACCAGCTTACCGGTCAGGACCTGTTCATCCATCTTGAACTCACGACAGGTGCCTATGCCAATCACTTGGACAGTACGAGACATCCGGCGTCAGCATTCATCAGTAATGCAGGCATCCGTTATACCCATGGTTCGATCTCTGGAACAGGCCCATACCGGGTCGGCTTAAAGACGGAGCAGGGCTGGGTATATGCTGAAGGCCTTACCCATGTAGATGAGACTGAAACTGAACGGCTTATCATGGCCGGGCACGACAGTCAGGGTAAACTGGTCGTCGCCCTGCAGCTGAGCCGGGACAAATTCGAATGAAAGCGGAGGTGCATGCAGCTATGAAACCTAAACAAGCGGGACATCAGCGCATCTTAGTGGTGTTGCCCCATCCCGATGATGAATCCTTCGTTGCCTCAGGAACGCTGGCCAAGTACATAGAAGGTGGAGCGATAGTTACTTTTGCCTGTCTGACACTTGGAGAGATGGGCCGTAACATGGGCATTCCTCCCTTTGCGAACCGGGTCACCTTGCCTGCAATCCGCAAACTGGAACTCGAAGCATCCTGTAAGGCAATTGGGATTCAGGATTTAAGAATGCTTGGCTTTCATGACAAAATGATCGAGTTTGAAGACAAGGAACTGCTGGATGCACAGATTATGGCACTGGTAAAGGAGCTGAACCCTTCGCTGGTCATTACTTTCTACCCGGGATTCAGTGTGCATCCGGATCATGATGCAACCGGTGCCGCGGTTATCCGCACGATTGGCAAGCTTCCTTCAGCAGAGCGGCCGCTGGTTTATTGCAGCGCATTCGCGAGCAATCACGAGCAGATGATTGGGAAGGCGGATGTAACCATAGACGTGACCGCGTTTCTTGACAGAAAGATGGCGTCGATTCAGGCGCACCGTTCGCAGTTCCAGGCAGCGGAGCTCGTTGGCAACCGGGAGCTGTCTGATGAAGAAATCCGTATGCGGTTCGGCACGGAGCAATTCTGGACGTACCGGTTCGATAACTCTCACGAATAGGGAACATAATCCAACAAGGGAGTGGCAGACCTCTCCCTTGTTTTTGTTTTATTTTTAGCGAAGCTGCGCATTCTGTAATTTCTCTGACTCCCGGCGGCGCCAGCTCATGAACACCAAAGATAAGGCGATTACCGTGAGGATCATGCCAAGCACCTGTAAGCCTCCGCTGCTGAACTTATTTCCCATAACGATGCTTATCAACAATGAGGAGAGTATCGTCCCGAGGTACCTGGAAGTATTAAAGACTCCGGAGGCTACACCAATAATCTCTTTAGGAGAGCTTTGGAACAAGGCAGCCTGTAAGCCAACACCGTTCAGGCCGTTGCTTATGCCGAATGCCGCCAGTGCAATACAAACGCTGATAACCGGTGAATTTCCGTCCAATGTTATGAGCCACACGGATCCGAAGGTCATTAGTACTGCGGATACAAGTAAAGCTGGCGCTGGACCAGATTTATCAATCCACCGTCCTGCTATTGGAGCAGCACCAAGTGAACATAAACCTAAGCTCAGCATGAGAATTCCCGTATGGAACTCACTGACCCCCCGCACCATTTGCAAGTAGGAGGGCAAGCCGAAAAAGAGCGCATAAAACAGCACATTAACAAGCATGTACTCCACATTTACCCACGTCATCTCAGGATATTTAACGAAGGTGCGCAAAGGAATGAAGGGTGACGCCGCTTTTAGCTCATGTCTGACAAAAGCCGTTAGAAAAGCTAGCCCAATCCCCACTAAAATAACATGTAAGAATGCAATTTCTTCGGATGATTTCGCTGATAATAGTCCAATGAGCAAAGAGACCAGACCAATTGTAAAGAGCAGGATCCCCGACAGATCCATCCATTCAAACCACTTAGCGGTGGTTACTGGCGGGTTGTCCTCTGGTATTGTTCTCCAGGCAAGCACGAAACTAGCCGCCACAAACGGAATATTTACGAAAAATATAGCCTTCCAATCCCACCAATGAATTAAAGTCCCGCCAATAAAGGGGCCGATTGCGGCTGCTCCTGACAGAAATATCGACATCACGGACAGCGCGGTTGCCTGTTTCTCCGTGATATGAATCCTGATGATAGCCATTCCAACAGCAACCATCATACTTGTTCCGACGGATTGTACAATACGAAATACAATGAGCCAGCCGAAGCTAGGTGATAGCGGAGCCAGTAATGAGGCAGCGAATGCTACAACAAGACCGGCAAGAAAGATTGTTCTGCGTCCGAAGATATCACTGGCCTTTCCCATCACCGGCTGTGCAACAGCACTGGCAATGTAAAATGAAAAAATAACCCAGGACACGTTAGTATAGTTAAGCTTGTATACGTCCTGAAGTCTGGCAATTGCAACGGAAATCATCGAAGAATTTAACGGATTTAAGAGTACTCCTAATCCCACGGAAATCAATAACCACCTGCTGCGGGCATTCATCCTTGTTGCCCTCCCTCTAAATTTTGTTAAAGTAAGCGTACTTGAATTCCTTTATTTATTCCAACGCATTTCATGGTATGATTTCATAGACGCAAAGGAATGAATGGAGGATACGGAATGGAACTTCTTCAGCTGCAATATTTTCTGGCGGTAGCCCGGTTGGAGCATATGACCGAAGCTGCACGTTGTCTGCATGTTACTCAATCCTCGCTTAGCAAAACGATCGGGCGTCTGGAAGAGGATCTGGGAGTTCCTTTATTTGACCGCAGCGGCAGGAGACTGCGATTAAATGAATTTGGCATCCGGTTCCTCAGCCGCGCAGAAAGAGCTTTGTTTGAATTAGAGCAGGGGAAGCAGGAGCTCAAAGATCTGTCCAGCCCGGAACAGAGCACACTCGAATTAGCGGTGACTGCGGCAAGTACTTTACCAAATATCCTGAGAGCTTTCCGTAAAAAGCAGCCCACCATCCACTTTCATGTGCAAATGCTAACTACCAAGGAAATGGTTGAACGGTTACTTAGAGGTGAAGTGGACTTCTGTTTGTCCTCGCCGTCTATAGAAGACGAAGACATTGAGAGCATCATTGTGTTCAACGATCCGATCCTTGTTGCTGTGCCTAAAGGTCACCATCTGGCAGACCGGGTTAGTGTGACCTTGGCAGAATTAAGAGATGAATGGTTTGTGGGTGTAAAGAGAGGGTACGGTACCCGTGATCTGACGGACGCTGTATGCAAGTCATCAGGTTTTATTCTAAACTATGTGTATGAAGGGGATGAACCTTCAAGATTAGTCTCACTGGTGGAAGCCGAGGTTGGTATTGCCTTTATTCCCGGTACAGCAAGGGATTCACGGGCTTCTCTCAGATATCTCCAAATAGAGGATCCGGGAATGGTGCGGGAAATCGCATTATTGTGGCATAAAAGCAGGTATATTTCCCGGGCTGCCCACGATTTCCGCGAAGTCGTTTTGGAATATTTTGCGGGGATATCTGAACCTATTAAATGAAAGAGAGGCGGAGATGATGAAATTGCTAGAGCAGCGAGTTTATGTCCGGTTCCCTGAGGAAAAGGATGCCGGAGAAATGACAGCCCTGTACAAGCGTAACCGGGAGTTTTTCGAGCAATTCTCGCCAAGCGTCCAGGAGGGATTTTATACAGAGGAGCATCAGCTGCAGACGATAATAAAGGGCAGGGCGGATAGGGAAGATGACCGGAGATATGATTTTGTAATCTGCCTTAAAGAGGATGACCGGATTATTGGTAATGTTGGGCTATCCTTTGTGGTACGGAGTGCGCTCCAGAGCTGCATGATCGGATACAGCCTGGATCAGGCATATAACGGGAAGGGCTATATGACGGAAGCCGTAAAACAGGTCGTGCGTTATGCCTTCGAGGAGCTGAAATTCCACCGGATTAGCGGAGAAGCTTCGCCGCAGAATCCCGGTTCTATCCGGGTGCTTGAGAATGTGGGCTTCCACAAAGAAGGCATCGCCCGAAGCAATGTGAAGATCAACGGAGTCTGGAAGGATCATCAGGTTCTCGCTATTATTAATCCCTCGGATTCAGAATAAATGGTATTAGATTAAGAGAGGACGATCAAGTTGGCATTCCATCCTCCTTCTGAACGTATAAAGATCCCGCCAGGGTTCTGGACAGGATTAAGCCACATGGGGTTATCGCTGCACGAAGTCGCTTCGCAAGCAGGATTGCCGCTCACTGTGATAAAGGATTCAAACGGGGTTACCACCGCCCAATATTTTGCAATCTGGCTGGCATATTCCGATCTCGTCGGAGACATTTCACATAGTATTATCAGGTTATCTAGCGCATTTGAAACAGCACAGTACCCGCCTTCAGTCTTGGCGACATACCACGCCCGCAACTATCGCGATGCGTTATACCGGATGGCCCGGTATAAACAAATGTGCCCGCCTGAGAACTTAGAAATCAATGAAGAGGGAGATAGCTGTACGATTGATCTGAACTGGCAGTCCGGTGTGCAGACCGGTCCGCCGGTATTAGCCGGAATCACCCTGGCTACTCTGCTGGAGCTCGGCCGGCGGGGCACCGGACAACAGGTGAATGCCAAATTCGTTGAATTCGCGTACCCTATGGGAGACGTACGGGCACTGGAGACGTATTTTGGCGCGCCGATTCAGACCGGGGCGAAACATAACCGGTTGACATTGCACAGGATACATCTTGACCTCCCGTTTATCTCCTATAACGAAGAGCTGCTGCAGATATTGACACCCGTGCTGGATCATTCCTTGGATGAACGGCAAAGCAGCCGCTCTTTGACCGAGACTGTCAAATGGATCATGAAACGTAATCTCACAGCAGGACGCCAGGATATTCAGGCTGTCGCCAGGCAACTCGGAGTGAGTAACCGCACTCTGCAGCGTAAGCTTACGGACGAGGGAACCAGCTTCAAACAACTGTTAACTGAGGCCCGGCATGAGCAGGCACTGGAATATCTGGCCGACCCTTCACTAGATATTAAAGAAGTAGCCTTCCTTATCGGATATGAGGATCAAAACTCATTCTACCGCGCCTTCCGTTTGTGGGAAGGAGATACTCCAGCCCATTGGCGTTCCGAACATCTAAGTCCTGCCGTGACGACGGTTTAGTAAATTGGCGTGTCCAACAAGTAAGATGGCGGGACAGGCTAGTTACCAGAAGTGCCGGACCAGGTATCATAATCTCTATCCAGTGCAGTAAGAACACAAGGAGAGATGAACGATGGATATGGGATTAACGAATACAACGGCTCTAGTAACGGGATCGACAAAAGGGATTGGGAAAGCAATCGCTATCGAGCTCGCCCGGGAAGGTGTACATGTGCTGATCAATGGCCGAAGTGAGGAAGAAGTCGAACGCGTTGTAGAGGAGATCCGGCAGCAATTTCCGTCCACCAATCCCCGGAATGCAACCGCTGATATTACAGATGCTCAGCAGAGGGAAGCCTTATTTGCGAAGTTCCCCGACATTGATATTCTAGTCAACAATACAGGCATCTACGAAATGATGCGGTATGAGGACCTTGATGATGAAGTGTGGGAGCGATACTTCTGGACGAATGTACTGGCAGCGAACAGTTTGGCTAGATTCTATCTCCCCAGGATGCTTAAGAACGGTTACGGACGCATTATCTTCATCGCAAGTGAAGAAGCAGTGATGCCATCCGGGCAAATGCCGCAGTACTGTATGACCAAATCGATGCTGCTATCCTTGTCCAAAAGCTTATCCAAACTGACTATCGGGACCGAAGTTACCATAAACACGATTATGCCTGGCCCAACGCTGTCTGAAAATGTGCAGCAGATTATCGAAGGCATCTACGCCAATGATGAGAGGTCTTTTGCTGAGAAAGAACGAACCTTCATGAGTACCCATCTTCCCCAATCCGAAATCCAGCGCTTCATCAGGCCTTATGAGATTGGCAGATTGGCTGCGTTCGTATGCAGTCCATTTGCTTCAGCCTTCAAAGGTTCTCCGATCCGCATGGACGGGGGAATGGTGCCAACGATTTTCTAAGACAACACTACGCATAAAAGACGCAATAACTTACTCCATGGAGTAGTTCCTGCGTCTTTTTCTTTGATCAAAAATTTGTGAAGATATATCGACCGGTTATGTATTGACACGATCCTAAGAGATTGCCTATGATTGTATACTAACATCAATATGAACCAAAAGGATGTCAGGCATGAGCGAAATGAATCAGGAGTATATCGTAATCTCAGGTGCACGGGAAAATACTTGAAGTAGAGCGATCCGCTTCTATCTTCCACAACTCCCCATGAAGCTGCTGCTTCGAGTGGGGGGATGTTTGGTTATTAAATAGTTACTGTACAAACTATACGCAGCAAATGCATCTGAAAGGGGCTGGCACGATTTGGAATGGGGGAGCCTCTTCACACTTAGTCTATCTCTTGTAACCATACTCAATATTATTTTGGCTGCAATTGTTGTCTTCATTGAGCGTAGAGATATCGGGTCCACATGGGCCTGGCTGATGGTCTTGTTTTTTATCCCCGTGGTCGGATTTCTGTTTTACATTTTCTTCGGCAGACAGC encodes:
- a CDS encoding amino acid ABC transporter ATP-binding protein, with amino-acid sequence MSSMIDVKQLQKSFGSLDVLKQITFEVNPGEVVAVIGPSGSGKSTMLRSLVHLEEVTAGSIFIHGKPLVENGKYAGHAAIREITASMGMVFQHFNLFPHLTVRGNLELAPRTLKRENPQVITARSSELLSKVGLADKADVYPSMLSGGQKQRVAIARALMLNPDILLFDEPTSALDPELTGEVLRVIRQLAEENMTMIIVTHEMSFARDVADRIFFMDNGEIAESGTPEQIFGSPKLERTRLFLNQE
- the bshB2 gene encoding bacillithiol biosynthesis deacetylase BshB2, which gives rise to MKPKQAGHQRILVVLPHPDDESFVASGTLAKYIEGGAIVTFACLTLGEMGRNMGIPPFANRVTLPAIRKLELEASCKAIGIQDLRMLGFHDKMIEFEDKELLDAQIMALVKELNPSLVITFYPGFSVHPDHDATGAAVIRTIGKLPSAERPLVYCSAFASNHEQMIGKADVTIDVTAFLDRKMASIQAHRSQFQAAELVGNRELSDEEIRMRFGTEQFWTYRFDNSHE
- a CDS encoding GNAT family N-acetyltransferase yields the protein MKLLEQRVYVRFPEEKDAGEMTALYKRNREFFEQFSPSVQEGFYTEEHQLQTIIKGRADREDDRRYDFVICLKEDDRIIGNVGLSFVVRSALQSCMIGYSLDQAYNGKGYMTEAVKQVVRYAFEELKFHRISGEASPQNPGSIRVLENVGFHKEGIARSNVKINGVWKDHQVLAIINPSDSE
- a CDS encoding MFS transporter; the protein is MNARSRWLLISVGLGVLLNPLNSSMISVAIARLQDVYKLNYTNVSWVIFSFYIASAVAQPVMGKASDIFGRRTIFLAGLVVAFAASLLAPLSPSFGWLIVFRIVQSVGTSMMVAVGMAIIRIHITEKQATALSVMSIFLSGAAAIGPFIGGTLIHWWDWKAIFFVNIPFVAASFVLAWRTIPEDNPPVTTAKWFEWMDLSGILLFTIGLVSLLIGLLSAKSSEEIAFLHVILVGIGLAFLTAFVRHELKAASPFIPLRTFVKYPEMTWVNVEYMLVNVLFYALFFGLPSYLQMVRGVSEFHTGILMLSLGLCSLGAAPIAGRWIDKSGPAPALLVSAVLMTFGSVWLITLDGNSPVISVCIALAAFGISNGLNGVGLQAALFQSSPKEIIGVASGVFNTSRYLGTILSSLLISIVMGNKFSSGGLQVLGMILTVIALSLVFMSWRRRESEKLQNAQLR
- a CDS encoding YojF family protein; amino-acid sequence: MQLINPQDIQNRIDQLTGQDLFIHLELTTGAYANHLDSTRHPASAFISNAGIRYTHGSISGTGPYRVGLKTEQGWVYAEGLTHVDETETERLIMAGHDSQGKLVVALQLSRDKFE
- a CDS encoding SDR family NAD(P)-dependent oxidoreductase translates to MDMGLTNTTALVTGSTKGIGKAIAIELAREGVHVLINGRSEEEVERVVEEIRQQFPSTNPRNATADITDAQQREALFAKFPDIDILVNNTGIYEMMRYEDLDDEVWERYFWTNVLAANSLARFYLPRMLKNGYGRIIFIASEEAVMPSGQMPQYCMTKSMLLSLSKSLSKLTIGTEVTINTIMPGPTLSENVQQIIEGIYANDERSFAEKERTFMSTHLPQSEIQRFIRPYEIGRLAAFVCSPFASAFKGSPIRMDGGMVPTIF
- a CDS encoding AraC family transcriptional regulator — translated: MGLSLHEVASQAGLPLTVIKDSNGVTTAQYFAIWLAYSDLVGDISHSIIRLSSAFETAQYPPSVLATYHARNYRDALYRMARYKQMCPPENLEINEEGDSCTIDLNWQSGVQTGPPVLAGITLATLLELGRRGTGQQVNAKFVEFAYPMGDVRALETYFGAPIQTGAKHNRLTLHRIHLDLPFISYNEELLQILTPVLDHSLDERQSSRSLTETVKWIMKRNLTAGRQDIQAVARQLGVSNRTLQRKLTDEGTSFKQLLTEARHEQALEYLADPSLDIKEVAFLIGYEDQNSFYRAFRLWEGDTPAHWRSEHLSPAVTTV
- a CDS encoding LysR family transcriptional regulator, translating into MELLQLQYFLAVARLEHMTEAARCLHVTQSSLSKTIGRLEEDLGVPLFDRSGRRLRLNEFGIRFLSRAERALFELEQGKQELKDLSSPEQSTLELAVTAASTLPNILRAFRKKQPTIHFHVQMLTTKEMVERLLRGEVDFCLSSPSIEDEDIESIIVFNDPILVAVPKGHHLADRVSVTLAELRDEWFVGVKRGYGTRDLTDAVCKSSGFILNYVYEGDEPSRLVSLVEAEVGIAFIPGTARDSRASLRYLQIEDPGMVREIALLWHKSRYISRAAHDFREVVLEYFAGISEPIK